One Meleagris gallopavo isolate NT-WF06-2002-E0010 breed Aviagen turkey brand Nicholas breeding stock chromosome 11, Turkey_5.1, whole genome shotgun sequence genomic region harbors:
- the PPP1R2 gene encoding protein phosphatase inhibitor 2 isoform X1, with the protein MNIIATYHPAGKDYGLMKIDEPSTPYHSMVGDDDEDAVSDSESNEPLRADVLSKKLAAAAEGKGPKVIARQEESSEEEEEEEELTPEEREKKKQFEMKRKMHYNEGRNIKLARQLIAKELHGEDEEEEEEDEEMRDAPDVETMNTEAIEHAQLLEESLGPWLGAVSGAFSAIFKLFSGTM; encoded by the exons ATGAACATCATAGCGACGTACCACCCTGCAGGCAAAGATTATGGCTTGATGAAAATAGATGAGCCGAGTACTCCTTATCACAG CATGGTaggtgatgatgatgaagatgcAGTGAGTGATTCGGAATCAAATGAGCCCTTAAGAGCAGATGTGTTGAGTAAGAA gctggctgctgcagctgagggtAAAGGACCCAAGGTTATAGCGAGGCAAGAGGAAAgcagtgaggaggaggaagaggaagaagaattaACACCTGAAGAACGAG aaaaaaagaaacagtttgaaatgaagaggaaaatgcaCTACAATGAAGGACGAAACATCAAACTTGCAAGACAGCTAATTGCAAAAGAACTACATGGtgaggatgaagaggaggaggaagaagatgaagagatgCGTGATGCTCCAGATGTAGAAACAATGAATACAGAAGCTATTGAACATG CACAGCTGCTGGAAGAAAGTCTGGGACCTTGGTTGGGAGCTGTTTCTGGAGCCTTTTCTGC
- the PPP1R2 gene encoding protein phosphatase inhibitor 2 isoform X3 encodes MNIIATYHPAGKDYGLMKIDEPSTPYHSMVGDDDEDAVSDSESNEPLRADVLSKKLAAAAEGKGPKVIARQEESSEEEEEEEELTPEEREKKKQFEMKRKMHYNEGRNIKLARQLIAKELHGEDEEEEEEDEEMRDAPDVETMNTEAIEHD; translated from the exons ATGAACATCATAGCGACGTACCACCCTGCAGGCAAAGATTATGGCTTGATGAAAATAGATGAGCCGAGTACTCCTTATCACAG CATGGTaggtgatgatgatgaagatgcAGTGAGTGATTCGGAATCAAATGAGCCCTTAAGAGCAGATGTGTTGAGTAAGAA gctggctgctgcagctgagggtAAAGGACCCAAGGTTATAGCGAGGCAAGAGGAAAgcagtgaggaggaggaagaggaagaagaattaACACCTGAAGAACGAG aaaaaaagaaacagtttgaaatgaagaggaaaatgcaCTACAATGAAGGACGAAACATCAAACTTGCAAGACAGCTAATTGCAAAAGAACTACATGGtgaggatgaagaggaggaggaagaagatgaagagatgCGTGATGCTCCAGATGTAGAAACAATGAATACAGAAGCTATTGAACATG